The Pyrus communis chromosome 5, drPyrComm1.1, whole genome shotgun sequence region TTATAAAGTTCATCTTAAGAGCATTTGCCCAATTACCCTCAAACCAAAAGTTTTGTGTTTGATTCCTTTTTTAGAATTGCTTGATAATCCCCATTACAACTAATAAACCTAGGCTGAATAATCATTTCACCTCAACCAAACTTGTacacaaatatattttgtagcaaaaaaatcatttaattcaGGGAAAATATCTTTTGCAAGCCAAATGAGTAATGAGACCCTTCCCAATTTAACAATTACAGCAAAGAAGAGAAGTGCTTTTACAAACAAACTAGGCAACTCCCAATTCTCTAAAAGTGGAAGTAATTCAAAAGTGCTTTTTCAAACAAACTAGCCAATTCCCATATGCTCCAAATTTGGAAGTGGCTTTACTAAATGTAACACTCGGATAGTTGCAATGTAACCAAAAACTTCTTAATGTGGCAAATAGAGATTCCCAAAGTGGGCTCCACAATACAAATGTGGCAAATTGGATAGCAAAGGCATTAGATTAGAGGGCATACACTCTCCCTCCCAAAACAgaaaaaagcaaacaaaacaaaatgcccctctctctctcattttggTAGAGGATTTACTATTTCTAGCACTAAATATTAAACTACCATGTTTATAGCACACAGATAGATAATACGATAATTTACAccaaattatttaaattatagTGAGAGAGGAGTTTGGACTGAAaacatagtgttaaaaaaattaactgcATCCGTCACGGCAATTCACAACTTACATAATGAAGTTTtgaaaggaaagggatcctcggatcccttccacctaagTCAGCTAAGCAAAAAATCCggatccttaaaatttgattcaacggttaaaattattataacttttaatagGACTTTCTGTttatagccgtttgatcaaatttaaagGATTCAGATTTTTTGTTCAGTTAGCTCAGGTGAAAGGGATCCGGAAACAATCTATTTCCGTTTTGAAACGGCCAAGTGGGACCCCTAAGCAAGACCGACTAAACAGTTTCCAACTCGAAATACAATAAATAATAGGTAAAAAATGGTTAGGAAGTAAAAGTGGGACCCAGAATGCCAAATGTGGGAAAACAGAGTCATGCAACCACTCTCTAAATAGTAAACAGAGCCATGCAAACTTGCCGTTTCCAAGCTTTCGCCATTTGGGGTATAAACgctttctttctatttctctCTCACACCAACACACGCCCCTTTATCTTCTCCCCAATCTAATTTTGGCAACGCCCCCTTCCCCCTTCAGCCCCACCCTCTCTCCCCCAAAGAACCAAACCCTCAGAACAACGCctcctagagagagagaaggagagagagagagagaggcgtaGAGCGGAACGGCGCACTACTCTTTTGGACTTTTAGTTTTAGAGAGAAATTTTTAAATGGTATTCAAGTTTTTCTCCTAAAGTTGGTgccttttctgggtttttgagcatttgggtttttttaatatattttttgttggaaGGGTTATTGAGAGTTTGAGAGAAATAATGGGAAGGGGGAAGATTGAGATCAAGAGGATTGAGAATGCAAATAGCAGACAAGTCACATTCTCAAAGAGACGTTCTGGGTTGCTAAAAAAAGCTCAGGAATTGGCTATTCTCTGTGATGCTGAGGTTGCTGTTATTATCTTCTCCAATACTGGAAAGCTTTTTGAATTTTCCAGTGCTGGGTATGTTTctgaatttttactttttacttttaaattctgggtacaaattttcaattttttttctccttcttctgaATTTTTTAGGTTCATGCATGTGTTTCTGATCATGTTTCTCTGATGGGTTTTACTCTTTTTGGATAAAGATTTTGTCTTTGAATATGAATTTATCTGGGGTTTTGGTTTTTCCACTTTTActgttgatattttttttctctcttcattttttattgtttttattttattttagggaCTAGTGGATGCTCCTGTGCcccttttccctttttcttatTTGGGTTTGTGTGAATGTCTGGGATGGTCAGTTTACTTATGAAGTagggttttcttttcttataaATTCTTCCCTACACTGTTGCCTATAATCTTACAATTGTTGATTTGGAGGCGATTTCTCCTATGATTTGATCTTCTTATGAGCAAATTTTGAAGTGGTTGTGCAAATATTTGAGTATATATCTTGGTTAACGTTGAGTTTGCAAGTATGTTTTTGAGTCCTTGAGTGAAGTCTGTTCCAACTTTTATGATGTTTGATCAATTGAATCTGCAATGGACCTTGGTAAGCTAATAGTATTGGTGATGATTCTGAACTATCAGAAAGACTGATTTCAGCTAAGTTAATTTAGTGCTAAATCCGACATATAGCAGAATCGAAAGAACTTTCACTTCCTTTTAAGCTTCTCAAAGTTGAAACTGCCTTGTTTGGTTGTTGCTCCTTTGTGCATCTTCCAAAGTTAGGCAGTGGTTTATTTTTGGGATTTGAATATCCAGATGCTCTTTTCCTTTGTCCAAGCCAGCTACATTGTGCTAAAATGGGGTAAAATTGTACTTTTAAAACTACTTCCTGGTTGAAATACCTGATGCAATGCTGTTGTGAGAAAGCCTTTAATTTTCCTCTAAAGATGCCCTACACTCTATGTTGAAGGTGCTTCCTTCCTCTATCAGGCCGATCAATCTGAAACGCTTCACTGGTAATAAGCCAGCATTGAATAACTCTTTAATTTAAACATGAATTAAGGGATGAACCGATGTATTTGACTGATTAGTTTGTAATATGGATGTTGGTTCGGATTTCCACGGAGCCATGTTTGTATTTCTgctatatttttgtttcctgAAATTTTGGGCAAACTCATTGTGGATGGTTGCATCTACCTTGTGTACCTTGTGAAACAATTTAGAAATGTTGCTGCAAATGAAGCGATATAGAAAGTTGAAATTAACTGTGCCCTTCATGTATAAAAAGAACACGGCTGATGtttatttgttcttctttttgtaGTATGATGCGAACTCTTTCAAGATACAACAAGTGTTTAGATTCTTCAGAAGATGCACCAGAAGAAGGCAAGGCAGAGGTATTGTTCTCACAAGTTTATGCACTTGCCACTAGTTGATCTTTTGCGTTGTAGCACTTGAAATTTTAACATggacaaatttttttatctGTTGTCCTATTTTGGTTCTTCCTGCGTTAATTTGTATGTCCACCAGTTGCATGTCAGTCTTATTCGTACGTTTGACAAAGTGAAATATACTTTTGTGCCAATTTTTCCTATGTTCAAAATTTTTTCGTTTCTCCTATGTAAACTATGCTAACCTCCTTCGGAGCAAGAACCTCACATAACATTTTTCACAAAGAATTGCAGCAACCATTGTTTTTTCGTGTTTCTAGATTCAGAAGCAAGACTGCAAGGAGCTGGATAATCTAAAGGATGAATATGCAAAGCTACAAAAGAAACAATTGTATGTATTTACTCAATTATTAGAtctaataattttatatttttggagtAGTGCGTGTAAGATTATTATTTTCTGATTGTGTAGAAGGCTGTTGGGTAAGGAGTTGACTGATTTGAGCTTGAAAGAATTGCAGCAACTAGAACAGCAATTGAATGAAGGATTACTGACAGTGAAGGAGAGGAAGgtacaaattatatttttaccttgtttcgtttttttttttcttcgaggTATTCAGTAGGGATGTCAGATGTAGTTCAGATTAATATCTACTCATTTCTGCAATCCGTAAGGCCTAAATAGATGTTCTAATATTTCAGGAGCAATTAATGACAGAACAACTAGAGCAATCAAGAATACAGGTATGTGGAAGTACCGAAATAGCACCGAGTCTTACTTGAAGTTTGAGATGTAAGCATTAGCACTAGCATTGAGTAGTAAGTTGAATTATCAGTTTTCTAAAGAACTAACGAATAATATTCATTCATGCAAAACATATGAGATATAGATTTTCAGTTTCACTTTACctaatatattattattgttcTAAATAAGCTactttttctttgaattttgaacTAAAGGATATAAACAATGATTTAAAGCAAAAGACGAATAGAAAGAGGGATTAAAATGATACAAAACACAATGTTCTACAAAAGTGACTAATCTAGACTGGAAAGTTCTCCATTTATAAATACTTCTGTTGTGGTTTAAAAGTTTGGCTTCTTGGTATAAGTTGCACTATGACCTTGAATCTTCATCGGTTTGAATTGCAAAGACAAATGTTGATTCAATGTCATAAAAAGGGACAATTATGGTTTTAACTTGTCATCTATTTTGTTTCCTCCAGGAACAGCGTGCTGTACTTGAGAATGAAACGTTGCGCAGACAGGCAAGTAACATTCTTCTtgccaaatgcaaattttcttaGTTTCACGTTACTTGGCCTTTGAGTGATTTTCTCTCATGCAAGTCTACTTCGGCATATTCTTTCTATGTAGGTTGAGGAGCTTCGATGTTTGTTTCCACAAACTGACCGTGCAGTCCAATCTTATTTGGAATATTATCCTGTGGAGAAAACTAAATCCCTTGTAAACCATGGCGTCACACATAGTCCTGATTTGGTCAGCAATTTTGCATTTGAGAACGGCGACTCTGACACCACCTTGCAGCTAGGGTACTCTTCTTTCCTTAATAACAAGCTTAacctttaaaaaatttcactatATTATCTATATTCGTGCTTGATATTCTTTCAAAGAGTAGAAGAGTCTGATTAAAATTAAAGTCATATGCTCAAGTTACATTCTAAACTAAAAGGCTAAAACAAATATTGGGGATGGTTAGTTAGGATGAGCCAACTGAAATTTACCCCAGCCCTGTtgagcaaaatattaatttagttcctcatacggtGTTTCGTTTTACAAATGATTTGATAGAAGTTTCTCAAGTGAAAATAACAGTGTTCTCTTACTCCAACGGTTTTAGTTTTACCAGGCTGCCAAGTGATGCTTGTGGGAAGAGGAAAGCTCCAGAAAGAGAAGCCAACTCCAATGACTCAGGGAGCCAATTAGGTCTGTAATTGTTTATGAGGATCTCTTTTCTGTAGGATCAACAGATGCTAGAGAAGAAGTTGATACAGTCAAGAGTGTAGTGTAGTAACCCTTTGTTGAAAGGTCAGTAACTTGTAAAAGAGTGTAGAATCGTTAGGACCCCCAAATCATCGATGTGGTGTCATAGAAGATCCTTTCTTGGGAAGGTTTGGCTGATGAAGAGGAAAATGTCCTAGTTAGTTTTTACtagtttgttttgtattttctttcaggtcggagaaaagaaacaaaggaaaatgTTAACTGTTTTCGAAATTGCAAGTTTTAGCTCCTCTTTCATAGTCGGATCAAGATGTTTAGAGCACCTAGAGTACTTGTTGAAGTTTCTGAATCTCAGGCTCTCGGCCATTATTTGAAATTGAAAGGTTCAAGTTATGGACCCATGTTATGAAGAATACCATATTAGGGAAAATGACAAGTCACCCATTTCAGTTACTGTAAAATAGTCTGTTATCTCTAAATGTAATTAGCTGTGCTAATGTTTGTGATTAGTTAGAACTGTTATAAGGTAGGTAGTTAAGGGGTATCTTTGTAAATAGCCAAAGGCTATATATATGTCTTCACagtgtacaaaataattaattttcagaAATACAATTGGAAAGCTTACAGAGGAAGTTTCCAGTTTCTATATGGTATCACGCCATTTCTGCTTCACAGCATCGATCCTTCCGCTCCCTCAACTCGATCGGTCGATCGATTCTTGATCGATCTTTCTGTTCTTCTCCTCTGATTCTTCAGTTTCTCTTCTCCGATCTCTCTTGCATCAACATCTTTGCAAGCTATGGCGGCGCAATCATCTTCGCCACCACCTGAATCGTCTTCTCCGTCggttcaaaaccctaatttctctgGAAATCCAAGTCCTCTGAGTTCCTACACCTCCTTTACGATCCACAACATCGGCAGCATGGTGCCGATCAAGCTGAAACGATCGAACTATCTGCCATGGCGTGCGCTATTTGGCCCAATTCTACGGCGCTACAAGCTCCttggaatcattgatggtaCTGATGTATGTCCATCGCCATTCCTACCTGATCGCAGCATTAATCCTGCCTTTGAGGAATGGTACGAAAAAGATCAAAATCTCTTGATCTGGTTCAATTCCACACTTTCTGAAGAAATCATCCCCTTCACGGTGGGTGTTTCTTCGTCTCGCGAACTCTGGTTGAAGCTTGAACAGAGATTTGGTGGAATTTCAgaggctcatattcatcaattaCGGTCGCGTCTCCAATCTGTTCAGAAAGGTTCTCGCTCCATCTCCGAGTATCTTCAAGAAATTAAGGAAATCTCAGACTCCTTGCAAGCTGCTGGTGCCTCCGTTTCTGATCGCGACCTAATTGCAGCCACACTTCATGGCTTGCCTGATGATTTTGAGTCCTTCATTGACTCAATCATGCTTCGATTGTCCTCTACCTCTCTTGATGAACTCCATGGTCTTCTTCTCACTAAAGAACTGTCCATGGCTCGACGCAAAAATATCAGTTCCTCCTCTGCTGCTGAACCTTTTCAAGCCTTCTCGGTGCACTCTCAGCCTCCTCTGCTACCTAATCCTTTTGTGTTTGCTGCTCAGCACCAATCTTCATCCTGGCAACAATCAAAATCTGCAAATCGTGGCAAACATAACAGAGGCCATTCCTTCTCTCACAGAGGCAATCgcaatttccaaatgaaccgTGGCAATTACTTCAACACTCATGGAAATCGTAACTTTCAAGGCTCTCGTCATCCTCAAGGCTCTTCCCATTTCAAAGTTCCCTGTCAAATCTGTGGTTCTAACAGTCATGAGGCTCTTGATTGTTTTGATCGAATGAATCCTGACATCTGTGGTCGGATTCCTCCAGCTAAACTCGCTGCTATGTATGTCAATCAATCTGCCAAACCAGCTCAGCCTTGGTTGATTGACTCGGATGCGACTTCTCACATTACTAATGATGTTGCCAACATTTCTTCTCCCACTCCCTATACTGGTAAAGATAAAGTGTATATTGGTGATGGTAAAGGTCTTTCTATTCATCATATTGGTTCCTCTGCTTTGCATACTCCTCATACTTCCTTTAAGCTGCAGAATGTTTTACACGTTCCCTACATGAAACATAATCTCTTGTCTGTTTATCAGTTTCTCAAAGATAATAACTGTTCATTAACCCTTGACCCTTATGGATCCACTGTCAAGGATCATATTTCGGGGAAGATGCTTTTGCGGGGACCCGTTAGAGATGGATTCTACCCTCTTCAAGGCTCCAGCACTTCTTCACTTTCTTCTCCCTCAGCTCTGCTCAGTGTCAAGGCTCCTGTCAAAGTTTGGCACCGACGCTTGGGTCATCCATCCTCCTCTATTTTCAGAAGGGTAATTTCTACTAATAAACTGGCCTTACAAGGCAAGTCTACTATTGATTTCTTCTGCTCAGATTGTGCTATTGCCAAGAATCATAAGCTTCCTTTTGGAATTTCTTCTTCAACAACAAATCACAGTCTTCAACTTCTACACTGTGATTTGTGGGGTCCAGCGTCTATTATCTCAAACAGTGGTTTCAAGTACTATTTGCTCATTGTTGATGACTTTAGCAAATATAGCTGGTTCTTTCCTTTGAAGTCCAAGTCAGATGTTTTTTCTACATTTGTTGTCTTCAAATCTTATGTAGAAAATTTACTtggaaataaaatcaaagttttgCACTCAGATTCAGGGGGTGAATTCATCAGTACCTCTTTTGCTTCCTTTCTCAGTACACATGGCATTTTTCACCAATTTAGCTGTCCACATACCCCT contains the following coding sequences:
- the LOC137735720 gene encoding agamous-like MADS-box protein AGL15, yielding MGRGKIEIKRIENANSRQVTFSKRRSGLLKKAQELAILCDAEVAVIIFSNTGKLFEFSSAGMMRTLSRYNKCLDSSEDAPEEGKAEIQKQDCKELDNLKDEYAKLQKKQLRLLGKELTDLSLKELQQLEQQLNEGLLTVKERKEQLMTEQLEQSRIQEQRAVLENETLRRQVEELRCLFPQTDRAVQSYLEYYPVEKTKSLVNHGVTHSPDLVSNFAFENGDSDTTLQLGFTRLPSDACGKRKAPEREANSNDSGSQLGL